A window from Salvelinus sp. IW2-2015 linkage group LG5, ASM291031v2, whole genome shotgun sequence encodes these proteins:
- the LOC111963711 gene encoding zinc finger protein ubi-d4-like, with translation MAAVVENVVKLLGEQCYRDAMEHCHNYNARLCAERSVRMPFLDSQTGVAQSNCYIWMEKRHRGPGVAPGQLYTYPSRRWRKKRRALPPEDPRLVLPPLKSELDLGFKKDALSSSDGSSLEALLKGEPLDKRGLPELHGTEEESSLADYTCGGVTPAARVRKRVLEADDFLDDLEDEDYEEDTPKRRG, from the exons GCTGGGAGAGCAGTGCTATAGAGATGCCATGGAGCAYTGCCATAACTACAACGCCCGGCTATGTGCTGAGAGGAGTGTTCGAATGCCCTTCCTGGACTCTCAGACTGGAGTGGCGCAGAGCAACTGTTACATTTGGATGGAGAAGAGACACAGGGGACCAG GAGTGGCCCCAGGACAGCTGTACACCTACCCATCCCGCAGGTGGAGGAAGAAACGACGAGCCCTCCCCCCAGAGGATCCTCGGCTGGTCTTACCCCCTCTAAAGTCAG AACTGGACTTGGGTTTTAAGAAGGATGCCCTGTCATCATCTGATGGCAGCAGTCTGGAAGCCCTGCTGAAGGGGGAACCCCTGGACAAACGGGGTCTTCCGGAGCTTCATGGGACAGAAGAGGAGTCCAGTCTGGCAGACTACACTTGTGGGGGAGTCACCCCTGCAGCACGTGTCAGAAAG AGAGTCCTGGAGGCAGATGACTTCCTGGATGACTTGGAGGATGAGGACTATGAGGAGGACACCCCCAAAAGAAGAGGNtaa